From Paenibacillus graminis:
TCAAGCCAAATTTTACTAAAGGGTCACCCCAACTGAAGGACACTCCGAAATTTAAAAATGGCAGGGTTATCGTAAATTATTACATTCCGTATTATGGAGACAAAACTTATCTAACCTATACAGATCAAAAAGGGGATGCAACTCACCCGCTAGTTGGTCATGCAACAGGGAGAATGTTTGAAGTAAATGCTTTCTATTATTTCACGGCCGATGCTAAAGTAACCTCCTACAGCTATGCCGGTACAGTCACCTTCGATTACTCCCCACCCGACCAGGCTACGCTCAATGGAACGGCCACATTGGAGAAGCCGAGCCCGAACCCGATCAAGCTGGAAGGAAGCAAAATAGATGTGAAAATTAACGTCAAAGGCGAGCTATTAGGTTATTCGGATTCCTCTAACATCGAGGAATGGGTGTTTTACGCCAAGGAGAAGAATAGCACGGGCAAGGCCGACATGAAGAAGGATTACAGCAAGCAACTTGCCGCATCAAAGAGCTTTGACTTCGCAATCCCGGCAAGTCGTGTCGTCAATGATAATTTCAAGCAGGACTATACCCTGACCGTTGTCATTCGGTTTAAGAAGCCTGTGGTTACCAAGACCGGAACGATAACATCTCTGGAGCAGAGCATGGAAGTCTCTGCCGGGGTGTACAAGAAGGACAACCCAGTCAGCTATCCATCCGTACCAAGTACACCGGCCAAGCCGGAAGGCAAGCCGCCTATTGCCCGCATCACTGCACCTAAGTACATCAAAGCCGGGTCTGACATGATGGTATACGGGGGGAATTCCTCCGATCCGGACGGATACATCACCGACTATGGTTGGGGAACTCCTGGAGCAGAAGGCGGGATTGAAAATACGGCCAGAGGTTATGTCTGGTATACACGGGATAAGGTCGGAGAGACTTTTCCAATTACCCTGACCGTCGTTGATAATGACGGTATGACCGGAAGCACCAGCACGGAAGTGACGGTCATTGAGCCAAGGCCATCGGCAGACCTCGAAATTAGCGGATCGCTCAAGCATAACCGGAAAACCACATTGACCAACAGCAGTTCAAGTCCGACCCGGTTTCCGATCATTAAGTCCAAGACGCAGGTCACGATTAGTGCAGTCAGCGGTGGCACGAATGCGGATATTAAGTACAGCGGCAGCTTGGCCGAGCTGGAGAGTAAAGATGTACTTTTTAAGAAGCAAGGGAAGTATAAGGCGACGATCCACGTGGAGAATACAGCCGGGTATGCTTCAGACAAGGAGATTACCTTCGATATCGTTCCCGATGAATTCCCGGTTGCTTACTTTGCAATGCCCATAGGGGCCTATAGGGACCCGAGTAATGGAAATAAAGCAGTCATTTCTATTGATGATATGTCTTTCTCTTCAGACAAAGATAATATCATTCAACGGATTTGGGAATATCGCTACGATTCTAATAACAACGGAAGTTTTACAGATGAGAGCTGGGCACAGTTTAGTGATGAAAACAAAACTCGCCTAAACTTGGAGCTGTATCAGGTCGGGAGGTATGAGGTACGTATTACCGTTATTGAAGAGTTTGGCCAGCCGACGATAGAGGATTTTGTCACCGATGCCGATCGGTTGCGGACGAGCTCTGAGGCTACCCAGAATGTTATCGAGCGAATAGTCGAAGTGAATAACCGCCCACCTGAAGTAGATTGGGATTTTTAAGTGGAGAAAGGAAAGACATATGAAACGTTTGTTGAAGGAAAGCATCATTTTATTCTTTTGTTTTGCTTTACTGTTTCCTTTCTTGCCACGACCAGCATTAGAGGGGGTAGGACTCGGAACAGTTGCGCAGGCTGCAGAGGACGACATCATTTATTATCGGGATATCACTTTTGAAGCCGGACAAGGGGGGCACGGAAACCAGGATGATGCGCTCACATTAGATTTCCCGGCCCTCAAGGTTATTAATATTAAATACAATAAAACCACTAAAAGATTGACCTATGATATTGCACCTGGAGCCAACATGCGGGTCCATTTGAACAGTGGTTATGGTACAGAACGAATTATGACCAAGATGTGCTCTTCTATCTATACCAAGAAGGGATATGAATATGAAAAAATGGATCAGGGTGGGGCAGATGAGTCCTGGTTTTGTCGTGAAACCCCATACTCTTCCTATTATGACCGCAATTGGCAAGCGGATTATGGAAACTTGTATAGTTTTGTCCCCTATGAGGAACGGTATAAACCTTATGTTGATTTTGATTTATCTAATATAAGAGAGAAGATGAGAGTAACTGCACCGAACATTTTTTCCCAGGGTTATAACGACCTTCAAGAAGATAACATACGTCCAGGATTAGTTGGAGATCCAGAATTGTTCCGATTCAGAGTAATCGTTCATACGGACTTTACTGGCGGGGATGGGCCATATGGTGTGGGATGGGCACCTGCCTATTATACGCCTTATATGACAAGGACGGCTGAACTCATACCCAATCATCCACCTTCTTTATCCGTGGGTACACCTAATGGAATAACGTTAGTCAATGCTCCCAATTTGAGCGGAGCCAATATTGAGGGATATGTCAGTGATCCGGATAACGAAGATGTAACGGTAACCGCTGAAATTCCCAATGTTTTCTACAAGAAGACCGTTGTACCTCAAGCCAAATTTTCGAAAAGCTTCAGTATACCGATAGACGTCATTCAAGATTCTTTGCCGCCAGGGGCGTACACGATGAATATTACGGCATCCGACCCCTCTGGAATGACAGCAAAGGCGCCGCTCACAATTAATGTCAAACAGCAAATGAGGAACAAGTCCTTTGTACTCGTCAATACACCTGTAGAAACGAAAACGAAATTCTTTGACTCTGAGGGTGATGCTAAACATGGGGAGCGCTACAGATTCGATCATGATCCATACTTTTTTGATAATTCTATGGGCATCATAGGAGATTCCGGGTTGTGGCGCAGTTCTGTCTACGCTTCATTCCCTTATAGCGGAGTGTACGTGGCTACTTTTCAGGGCCGGGACAACCCCAAAAACGACGACCGGTTCGACGTTTACCGGAAATGGAGCCGGGACAATTTGTCATCAATGACGTTCCATGTTCACCGCAAACCGATTGCCTTGTTCAGCGCCAAGCTGATGGGCGGAATGTTGCAGATAACCGACAGCTCTTACGATTTAGATCATATTACTGCATCCAATAAAGGGCTGATGGACTGGCAATGGCAGTATAAGAAGACAGAAGCGCAAGTCTGGACGGATGGGTTCCCTCCGGCACAGTTGCCGGGCAGTGACCAGTATGATATTCGCTTAAGAGTGAGGGATGTAGATGGTGAAAATGGGGCTGGAGTGTGGAGCGATTGGTCGCAGCAAACCGTAGGGGCAGCCTATAACTTACCCCCGGTCGCACTCTTTACGGTGGAGCCGAGCATCGTGTCTTACCGGAAGGCAACGACGATTATAGACAAGTCCTTTGATCCGGATAATGATCCACTCGATGTTTATAACTGGAACGTAATTAAGGATGGTTGGCAGCAGGTATGGAGTCATTGGGGTGGTGCTACTACACCGCCCAATATCGCGGGCTTTGGAGCAGGGACATATCAACTGACTCTGAAGGTTCATGATAACCGCGGACTCTGGTCGGAACCGTATACACAAACCGTGAAGGTGATTAATCATCCCCCGGCGGCTGCCTTTAGCATGCCAGCGGAAGTGTACCGGGATACGGTCATTACGATGGAAAATACGACACCTGACCCGGACGAGGACGGGGATGTGCTGAGCTATGGCTGGAACGCACGGATCAATAGCAGCCCATATTATTATTCCGGAGGTAACCGAAATCAGGTCATGACCATCCGGGATCTGATCGCACGCAGCGGCATTACACAGCAGCAAGCCATTTCAGATGGCTGGGAAATGCGTCTGACAGCTTCAGACGGAACACTTTCCTCTAATGCAACTAGAACGTTTGCTGTTTTAAACCATGTTCCGACAGCAGCCATTAACGGGCCTGCGATGGTATATCAGTATGATACGAAGCAATACACTTCGTCTGATAATGATGGAGATCCATCCGACATGGCCAGTCTTCAATATTTTTGGAAGGTGACGGATAGTGACGGGGCTACCAAATTATACAAGACTCCTAACATCGATATCAGTTTCCCGAATTCGGGTATTTACACCCTGGAGCATTGGGCTGTGGACCAGATTGGGGCCAAGTCAAACATCGACACGTTAAAGGTCAACGTACTGAAGAACCTGGCTCCATCAATGACGATAACTTCCCCTGCCGGCACATCGGAGAACCCTTCTGTACTTGATGCAGAGAAGCAAGGAGATCCGTTAGTTGAGTGGACATACTCCGACCCGGAGAATGATCCGCAGGAAAAGTACCGGCTGGAGTTTTTTACGAAGGAAGGTATATTGGAAAAAAGTGTGGAGAACGCAGATCACACCGGCTTGATCCGCCAGTATCAAGTCCTTAACCCAACGTTTAATCGCTTCGAATATTTCACAGTATTGGGACGGACGTATTCTAAAGGTTCCTGGTCCGAGATTTCGAATGAAAAAATGTTCATCATTGATAACCCGCCAAAGCCTGGATTCACCTTAATCACCGATACCGGAAAGGATGCCACAAAGGTACCGGTCTATCGGACAGATATCCTTAACATCAAGAGCACGGCTACGGATCTGGACGAGTCAAAGGGAGATGCTATCAGCTATAAGTATACTCTTAAGCCCGAAAACGGAACGGAAGGTCTTGCCAGCTCTCAGGGCGATTTTACGAAGAAGTTTGCTTCCAATGGAGTTTTTACGTATCGTCAAGTTGTGACGGATTCGCTGGGTCTTTTTCGTGAGATTACACATAACCTGACGGTTGTAAACCGAATCCCTAAAGTAAATATCACGTATCCGACTAGTGACAGCCAGGCCAAGCCTACCATCGTCAGCACGCTTACGCCGGTCATCAAGTGGGATTACCAGGATGATGACGGCGACCTGCAGCAGCGCTATAAAGTACGCATTATCAACTTAGCCACAGGCGCAGTAAAGGTGCAATCAGGTGAACAGGTTTCAAATGCTAAGCAGTGGCAGGTGCCCGCTGGAGTGCTTGCAGAGTATGAGAAGTATGCGGTAGAGGTCGAGGCTTTCGACGGCTTTGACTGGAGCGCGATTTCTCCGCGGAAATATTTTATGGTCAATTTGCTTACGGTCAAGGGCGGGGTTAAGCATACGGAAGAGTGGAATACCAACCGCCAAGCCTATAATCTGAAACAAAGCGGAGACCCGGAAAGTCCGCGCGCTTATAACGTGTATTGGGCAGGTGAAGCTTTCGTGCTGCAAGCGAAGACAACCGGTCTTCCAGATACAGTTCAGGTAACAATGACGGGCGGGTATACAACGCAGCTCACCCCGGCTAATAACGACAAGCTCATTTGGGATGGACAACTCACTGATCCTTCTTTTGAGAAATTACCAAATGGGCCAGTTACGTTCACCTTTACGGCTGCGAATGAGTATCAAACGAAGGCAGATACGGTGACAGTGATCATTTCTGAAGATTGGACGGAGTATTTTAGAAGTCATAGAATAAAGTGAAATGCGAGGGAACCGTTTTGGAGAAGAGAAGAACCTTATAGTTGAAACCCAAAAAGCCGCCATTGCGACTTTTTAAAAGACTCCAACCAGCAAGTCCTTAGACAACAGCGGATGGAGGGTGGCCGTTCAGACGACTCCCTCTGCCCGTTCTTCCTGCAGCCGCATCAGCCGTGATGCAACCGAGGCCGGAACAGCAGATCCGGAATGATGTAAACCTGAAGCATGGACTGTTTTTCCGTGCACTCTGCGCATGTAATAGGAGAGCTTGCCACTGAAGATTTTATGCGCGCGCAGAGAGGAGGCGAAATCCTCGGGTGTTACGAAGCAGGAGGGCTTGGCAACGGGGTGAACCGCAGATTCTTCGAAGACAGAAGCGACAAAATGGGAGCAGAAATAGGCATTCTCCCGGTTGATTTCCACATTGAGCAGAACACCAATTAAGCCTAACAGATGGTATTTGTAGCGGTCCTGCTGCTCCATCATGCCTTTCACGTGGTTGTACATTTTCTCATATTCTGTTTTGCTCACACTGAGCTGATAGATAGCGCAGTCCGCGCTGCTGTAAAAGGGATGCACAAAATTCTCGCGGATCAGCCCCGCGGCAAAGGGGTTATATGCTTTTTTGCGTCCGAAGCTGTACACTTCACTCAGCTCCCTGTCAAAAGCAATCGATGCGTGATTAAGTTCAGCTCTGGTAAACCATTTAATAATTCCGCTAAAAGCAGTGCCCGTTCCGGTAAGCACAACGTAGATATTTCGATTTGCATTCATCTTTGAGTTCCCTTTCTGCTGGAAATAGTGTTAATCCGGTTAATCGCTTGCTTAAGTAATTCCATCTTACTGTATATTCCAGCGTTGTAAAACAAACTTTAGTCTTATTCAGTTACTGGACCAAAGGCTAAGTCGGAAACTGGCCCTATGCACGTTGCAGGAATTATCAATGATTTATCAATGACTCAGGTACAATTAACGGTATAGCGTTTTCATTATATCTATCATACTCTACATTTGCTGAAGAGGCGTTTCTTTTTCATAGGAAGGGCCGCTTTTTTTGCCGCATAAGGATTGGCCCACTGCAAGACCTCTGGGAAGATAAATGAATAGATTAGACGGGAGCCGCAAAATATAAGCTGTTCGAACATAGGGTCTGCAAAAACAATTGGAATTGCTTCCACATTAGTGATACAATAATAGTCAAAATGACATTCTTGATTAAGAGGAGGATTATTTTCATGACTGAACAGGCAAAAGAACAAGCAATCCATAAAGAAGAAAACTCCACCGTGGATAACCTTGCCATCACGACCATCCGCACGCTTGCCATTGATGCGATTGAAAAAGCAAATTCCGGCCATCCGGGAATGCCAATGGGTTCAGCTCCTATGGGGTATCAGCTGTTTGCGAAGACTATGAATCATAATCCGGAACACCCGACTTGGGTCAACCGTGACCGCTTTGTGCTGTCCGCAGGACACGGTTCCATGCTGCTGTACAGCCTGCTGCACCTTAGCGGCTATGATCTGCCGATGGAAGAACTGAAGCAATTCCGCCAATGGGGCAGTCTGACGCCGGGCCATCCGGAGTTCGGCCACACCGCAGGTGTTGATGCGACTACCGGTCCGCTTGGACAAGGTATCGGTATGGCAGTTGGGATGGCGATGGCTGAAGCTCAGCTCGGTGCCACCTACAATAAAGGCGGCCATAATGTAATTGACCACTATACGTACGCAATCTGCGGCGATGGCGATTTGATGGAAGGGATTTCCTCCGAATCCGCTTCGCTTGCCGGTCATTTGAAGCTTGGCAAACTGATTGTACTCTACGATTCCAATGATATCTCGCTGGACGGCAAGCTGAATCTGGCATTCTCCGAAAATGTAGCGAAACGTTTTGAAGCTTACGGCTGGCAGGTTCTGCGTGTGGAAGACGGCAACGACCTTCCGGCAATCAGCCAAGCGATTAGCGAGGCGCAAGCCGAGAGCGGCAAACCGACCTTGATCGAAGTGAAGACTGTCATCGGCTACGGCAGCCCGAACAAGCAAGGCAAAGGCGGCCACGGCGGTACTCACGGTTCCCCGCTGGGAGCAGACGAAGCAAAGCTGACGAAGGATTTCTACAAATGGGTATACGAAGAGAACTTTTATGTGCCGGATGAGGTCCGTGCACGTTTTGCTGAAGTGAAGGAAAAAGGCATTGCCGCCAACAAAGCATGGGACGAGAAATTTGCTGCTTACAAAAAAGCATACCCTGAGCTTGCAGCTCAGCTGGAAACAGCTCTGAACGGCGAGCTTCCTGAAGGCTGGGATGCTAATCTTCCGTTCTACAAAGCTGAAGACAAAGCGGTTTCCACGCGTGTTGCTTCCGGTAATGCTCTGAACGGTCTTACGGCTGGTGTTCCGCAGCTTGTGGGCGGTTCCGCCGACCTTGAAAGCTCGACAATGACCCATTTGAACGGTCTTGACCAATTCACTCCGGATTCTTACGACGGCCGCAATATCTATTTCGGCGTCCGCGAGTTCGGTATGGCTGCGGCGATGAACGGAATTGCCCTGCACAGCGGCCTTAAGGTATTTGGCGGCACCTTCTTCGTATTTACCGACTACCTGCGTCCGGCGGTTCGTCTGGCTTCTATTATGAAGCTGCCGGTAACTTATGTGCTTACCCATGACAGTATCGCTGTCGGTGAAGACGGTCCTACCCATGAACCGATTGAGCAGCTTGCATCCCTGCGCATCATTCCAGGTCTTACGGTTATCCGTCCGGCTGACGGCAATGAAACCTCGGCAGCTTGGGCTTATGCGATGGAGAACACTTCAAATCCGGTAGCTCTGGTGCTTACCCGCCAAAACCTGCCGATCCTGCAAGGCACTGTAAACGGAGTACGCGACAACATCAAACGCGGCGGTTATGTG
This genomic window contains:
- the tkt gene encoding transketolase, with the protein product MTEQAKEQAIHKEENSTVDNLAITTIRTLAIDAIEKANSGHPGMPMGSAPMGYQLFAKTMNHNPEHPTWVNRDRFVLSAGHGSMLLYSLLHLSGYDLPMEELKQFRQWGSLTPGHPEFGHTAGVDATTGPLGQGIGMAVGMAMAEAQLGATYNKGGHNVIDHYTYAICGDGDLMEGISSESASLAGHLKLGKLIVLYDSNDISLDGKLNLAFSENVAKRFEAYGWQVLRVEDGNDLPAISQAISEAQAESGKPTLIEVKTVIGYGSPNKQGKGGHGGTHGSPLGADEAKLTKDFYKWVYEENFYVPDEVRARFAEVKEKGIAANKAWDEKFAAYKKAYPELAAQLETALNGELPEGWDANLPFYKAEDKAVSTRVASGNALNGLTAGVPQLVGGSADLESSTMTHLNGLDQFTPDSYDGRNIYFGVREFGMAAAMNGIALHSGLKVFGGTFFVFTDYLRPAVRLASIMKLPVTYVLTHDSIAVGEDGPTHEPIEQLASLRIIPGLTVIRPADGNETSAAWAYAMENTSNPVALVLTRQNLPILQGTVNGVRDNIKRGGYVVSDSKNGTPQAQIIATGSEVQLAVKAQAALAEEGIDVRVISLPSWDLFEKQDKAYRDSVILPEVKARLAIEMAQTFGWERYTGDQGDILGITTFGASAPGDTVIKEYGFTVENVVNRVKALL